From one Rhopalosiphum padi isolate XX-2018 chromosome 2, ASM2088224v1, whole genome shotgun sequence genomic stretch:
- the LOC132920306 gene encoding venom protease-like: MDKCKFIICIVFVFSQEIGRRVEAQSNNECFTPNDLNGSCINIKSCAPLRTLLETQRTNSTVVTFLRNSMCGYEGKDPKVCCPLENEPISNNPDTTQRITTPKPNTSGSTVYETVTSIKLPSQKICGRTNASHIRIVGGNPAELGAWPWMTALGYRDLSRPSNDYQWLCGGTLISERYVITAAHCTVGIGNRKLAVAHLGDLNLDPKTNDGAQPIDIPISRVITHEKYNAQEYTNDIALLKLENNVRFDQYIQPICLPILSHHRANKLVKSVPFVAGWGATSFRGPSTTTLMEIQIPVLDNAECKRAFANKKAVIDDRIICAGSLAGGKDACQGDSGGPLMWPSGNQYYLVGVVSFGFKCAEPGYPGVYTRVSSFVEWIADNMNYS; this comes from the exons ATGgacaaatgtaaatttattatttgtatagtattCGTGTTCAGTCAGGAGATTGGTAGAAGAGTGGAGGCACAATCCAATAATG AATGTTTCACGCCAAATGATCTCAACGGCTCTTGTATTAACATAAAATCATGTGCACCACTACGAACACTATTAGAAACTCAGAGAACAAATTCTACTGTTGTCACTTTTCTTAGAAACTCTATGTGTGGATATGAGGGTAAAGATCCTAAGGTATGTTGTCCATTGGAAAATGAACCTATTTCCAATAACCCTGATACTACTCAAAGGATAACTACTCCAAAACCTAATACATCCGGATCAACAGTTTACGAAACAGTTACGTCGATCAAATTGCCTTCTCAAAAGATTTGTGGTCGAACTAATGCTAGCCACATTCGAATAGTCGGAGGAAATCCAGCTGAATTAg GCGCATGGCCCTGGATGACAGCCCTTGGATATCGAGATCTCAGCAGGCCAAGTAACGATTATCAGTGGTTGTGTGGAGGTACTTTGATATCAGAACGATACGTAATAACAGCTGCCCACTGCACCGTCGGTATTGGTAATCGAAAATT agcTGTTGCACATTTAGGTGATTTGAACTTAGATCCTAAGACGAATGACGGAGCTCAACCAATAGATATTCCAATTTCACGTGTCATAACACATGAAAAATATAACGCACAAGAATACACCAATGACattgcattattaaaattagaaaataatgttaGATTCGAtc AATATATTCAACCTATCTGTTTACCCATCTTGTCGCATCATAGAGCCAACAAGTTAGTTAAATCTGTACCGTTTGTTGCTGGATGGGGTGCCACGTCATTTC GGGGGCCTAGTACTACAACTCTAATGGAAATTCAGATACCTGTGTTAGATAATGCAGAGTGTAAACGAGCATTTGCTAATAAAAAAGCCGTTATTGATGACAGAATAATATGCGCTGGATCTTTAGCAGGCGGAAAAGACGCTTGCCAG GGAGATTCCGGAGGTCCCTTGATGTGGCCAAGcggtaatcaatattatttagtggGTGTTGTGTCTTTTGGATTTAAGTGTGCTGAACCGGGTTATCCGGGTGTATATACTAGAGTGTCATCATTTGTTGAATGGATCGCAGATAACATGAATTAcagttaa
- the LOC132920305 gene encoding probable cytochrome P450 305a1, with amino-acid sequence MSLLLMSWYFVCFVTVILLLIALRTCRKPKNYPPGPKWIPFVGNTYQLAKLSSIKNGQYLAFEELRKRYNSDIIGLKLGREYVVIVFGNDLLSETFHRDEFQGRPDNFFMRLRTMGKRRGITMTDGDLWKVHRSFAVRHLKLLGLGKRRVDELIYDEYQHMVQRLIDATGSVTPTLYLQSAVMNVLWELTAGTKFEDPKLLALMRKRSSAFDMAGGLLNQMPWLRYLAPIRTGYSLITDINQQLYSLISNNIADHKRTITDTTRDFIDAYLHQMKKEDIHNTMFTEEQLIAVCLDLFIAGSSTSSSTLDFAILAMARWPDVQTKVQSILDEIQPPGTYITAEQILKNRYVEAVLLETKRLNHVTPIIGPRRVLRNTNLNGYSIPKNTTLLMSLYSVHHNPLRWDDPEVFRPERFMETNGKLNTTEDMYFFGFGKRRCPGEALAQRFVSLVFANLIHDFIIEIDRLPDGVNCGILMTPKPYKIKMSKRK; translated from the exons atgtctcTGTTATTAATGTCTTGGTATTTTGTATGTTTCGTTACAGTCATTCTGTTATTGATCGCTCTCCGTACGTGTAGGAAACCAAAAAACTATCCACCAG ggCCAAAATGGATACCGTTTGTGGGAAATACGTATCAATTAGCTAAACTATCGTCTATCAAAAACGGCCAATATTTGGCTTTTGAGGAACTTCGAAAAAGATATAATTCTGATATTATTGGGTTGAAATTAGGACGTGAATACGTCGTTATTGTGTTTGGAAACGATCTATTGAGTGAAACATTTCATAGAGATGAATTTCAAGGTCGgcctgataatttttttatgagacTCCGGACAATGGGTAAACGTAGAG GTATAACAATGACCGACGGAGATCTTTGGAAAGTACACAGATCGTTTGCGGTCAGACACTTGAAGTTACTTGGTTTAGGAAAAAGAAGGGTGGACGAATTGATTTATGATGAATATCAACACATGGTACAACGTCTAATTGATGCGACAGGAAGTGTGACGCCGACCTTATACTTGCAATCAGCTGTAATGAATGTTTTATGGGAGCTAACAGCGGGAACTAAGTTTGAAGACCCTAAGTTGTTAGCGTTAATGAGGAAACGAAGTTCAGCATTCGATATGGCTGGTGGGCTGCTTAACCAGATGCCGTGGTTACGGTATTTGGCACCTATCAGGACGGGTTACTCACTCATAACTGATATCAATCAGCAACTTTATTCCTTGATATCT aataatattgcgGATCACAAGCGAACAATAACTGACACTACCAGGGACTTTATAGACGCATATTTACATCAAATGAAAAAAGAagatatacacaatacaatgtTTACTg aaGAACAATTGATAGCTGTTTGTTTGGACTTATTTATTGCTGGATCATCAACAAGTAGTAGTACATTAGATTTTGCTATATTAGCTATGGCTCGGTGGCCAGATGTCCAGACTAAAGTTCAATCTATTCTGGATGAGATCCAACCTCCGGGAACGTATATTACAGCCGAACAAAttcttaa aaatcGATATGTGGAAGCGGTGCTTTTAGAGACGAAAAGGCTGAATCATGTAACACCAATTATAGGTCCTAGACGTGTGTTGAGAAATACAAATCTTAATGGATATAGTATACCTAAG aaTACAACACTTTTGATGAGTTTATATTCAGTACACCACAATCCGTTGAGATGGGATGACCCTGAAGTATTTCGCCCAGAGAGGTTTATGGAAACAAACGGAAAACTCAATACAACTGAAGACATGTATTTTTTTGGATTtg GAAAAAGACGATGTCCTGGTGAAGCGTTAGCACAGCGGTTTGTTAGTTTAGTATTTGCCAACTTAATACATGACTTTATTATCGAAATCGATAGGTTACCCGATGGAGTAAATTGTGGTATACTTATGACACCAAAgccttacaaaataaaaatgtctaaaagaAAATGA